Proteins encoded in a region of the Melospiza georgiana isolate bMelGeo1 chromosome 2, bMelGeo1.pri, whole genome shotgun sequence genome:
- the SMIM11 gene encoding small integral membrane protein 11 translates to MVAFNWKALENFPLLMYILAAKTLILCLAFAGVKMYQSKKIEEKLKREREEKLKAEAEKKDE, encoded by the exons ATGGTGGCCTTCAACTGGAAG GCTCTGGAGAACTTCCCACTGCTGATGTACATTTTGGCAGCTAAAACATTGATCCTTTGCTTGGCCTTTGCTGGAGTCAAAATGTACCAGAGCAAGAAAATTGAGGAGAAACTGAAGAGGGAACGTGAGGAGAAACTGAAAGCAGAAGCAGAGAAGAAGGATGAGTGA
- the KCNE2 gene encoding potassium voltage-gated channel subfamily E member 2, with product MTKLQNFTWAVEDIFKETFLNYMNSWRRNMTEAADKLQAEVAAENFDYVILYLMVMIGMFSFIIVAILVSTVKSKRREHSNDPYHQYIVEDWGEKYKNQVLNPEDLKCVVHENLGARDKTSPESP from the coding sequence ATGACCAAGCTGCAGAACTTCACTTGGGCAGTGGAAGATATTTTCAAGGAAACCTTCCTCAACTACATGAACAGCTGGAGGAGGAACATGACAGAAGCAGCGGACAAACTGCAGGCTGAGGTGGCCGCTGAAAACTTTGACTACGTCATCCTGTACCTGATGGTGATGATTGGGATGTTCTCCTTCATCATCGTGGCCATCCTGGTGAGCACTGTGAAATCCAAGAGGAGGGAGCACTCCAATGACCCCTACCACCAGTACATCGTGGAGGACTGGGGGGAGAAGTACAAGAACCAGGTGCTGAACCCAGAAGATCTCAAGTGTGTGGTCCATGAAAACCTGGGGGCAAGGGATAAAACAAGCCCAGAGTCACCCTGA